The following proteins are encoded in a genomic region of Sparus aurata chromosome 23, fSpaAur1.1, whole genome shotgun sequence:
- the fmc1 gene encoding protein FMC1 homolog: MATMSSPLRVCRGILKELRVMQGPSYKESLAYSYVMDQFRKNKVTGERYCRAQQEAHHDSHTYLCLLESTRNHLYLHNLYHSKGERSQEEAAGLVGLRLPTQPGGKGWEK, from the exons ATGGCGACGATGTCATCTCCCCTACGAGTCTGCCGAGGAATACTCAAAGAATTGCGTGTCATGCAAGGACCAAGTTACAAAGAGTCACTGGCCTACAGCTATGTCATGGACCAGTTTCGTAAAAATAAG GTAACGGGAGAAAGGTACTGCCGTGCTCAGCAGGAGGCACACCATGACTCACACACATACCTGTGTTTGCTGGAGTCCACTAGGAACCACCTGTACCTGCACAACCTGTACCACAGTAAGGGAGAGCGCAGCCAAGAGGAAGCGGCAGGTCTTGTGGGGCTCAGGTTGCCCACTCAGCCAGGAGGTAAAGGCTGGGAGAAGTGA
- the LOC115575617 gene encoding heme-binding protein 1, giving the protein MFGMIKNSLFGNTEETEYKLLSSETKDGVSFEVRRYDGAKYATVSSEGRTFDQVTGELVRKLLMYIGGSNEQGEAMGTAAPIIITVYPRNDGVLSRRLMVGIRIPTNYQQSPPTPTDSAIRIEERPGMTVYALQFGGFAAESEYRAEALRLTRTLGETAPFQRKQYFCCSYDPPLKPYGRRNEVWFLQEEP; this is encoded by the exons ATGTTTGGCATGATTAAGAATTCGCTCTTCGGAAACACCGAGGAGACGGAATACAAACTGCTGAGCAGTGAGACCAAG GATGGAGTGAGCTTCGAGGTGCGGCGGTACGACGGTGCCAAATATGCTACTGTCTCCTCCGAGGGACGAACCTTCGACCAAGTGACCGGCGAGCTGGTGAGGAAGCTGCTCATGTACATCGGCGGGAGCAATGAACAAG GCGAGGCCATGGGCACAGCAGCTCCAATCATCATCACGGTGTACCCACGGAATGACGGCGTTCTGTCCCGCCGTTTGATGGTCGGCATCCGCATCCCTACCAACTACCAGCAGAGCCCCCCGACTCCCACCGACAGTGCCATCAGGATTGAGGAGCGGCCCGGCATGACTGTCTACGCTCT GCAGTTTGGAGGCTTCGCGGCCGAGAGCGAGTACCGAGCGGAGGCCTTGCGTCTGACGCGCACCCTGGGCGAGACAGCCCCCTTTCAGCGCAAGCAGTACTTCTGCTGCAGCTACGACCCACCGCTCAAGCCTTACGGACGCCGCAACGAGGTGTGGTTTCTACAGGAGGAGCCGTAG